A genomic segment from Gadus morhua chromosome 4, gadMor3.0, whole genome shotgun sequence encodes:
- the gdnfa gene encoding glial cell line-derived neurotrophic factor, which yields MKLWDALAMCLLLLSSVSARPLYRNLHPAKKPYFPSSHSDSLAPSLEQEDEEEDKPEFPPKDRRLQGMSVEEQYDIADPYPEQFDDVMDFIEATIGRLRRSSESGAEMRGRRERQARQRGAANTGGERGGDGYGGERGGGGGHRDKRKGRGRNGGRGGKGGRSEKPKDSIAVTTRGCLLKEVHLNVTDLGLGYRTKEELIFRYCSGPCVEAETNYDKILNNLTHNRKLDKEAPSRTCCRPVAFDDDLSFLDDDVVYHTLKKHSARRCACV from the exons ATGAAGTTATGGGACGCGTTGGCAATGTGTTTGTTGCTCCTGAGCTCAGTCTCCGCGAGGCCCCTCTACCGAAACCTTCACCCAGCCAAGAAGCCCTATTTCCCCAGTAGCCACAGCGACTCCCTGGCCCCTTCCCTGGagcaggaggacgaggaggaggacaaacCGGAATTCCCCCCCAAAGACCGCCGCCTCCAGGGGATGTCCGTGGAGGAGCAGT ACGACATCGCTGACCCTTACCCGGAGCAGTTCGATGACGTAATGGATTTTATCGAAGCCACCATCGGCCGACTCCGGCGGTCTTCCGAGTCGGGCGCGGAGATGCGGGGAAGGAGGGAGCGGCAGGCGAGACAGAGGGGAGCAGCAaacacaggaggagagagaggaggagatggctatggaggagaaagaggaggaggaggaggacacaggGACAAGAGGAAAGGTCGCGGGCGGAACGGGGGTCGCGGCGGGAAGGGCGGCCGCTCGGAGAAGCCCAAGGACAGCATCGCCGTGACGACGCGCGGCTGCCTGCTGAAGGAGGTGCACCTCAACGTCACGGACCTGGGGCTGGGCTACCGCACCAAAGAGGAGCTCATCTTCCGCTACTGCAGCGGGCCGTGCGTGGAGGCGGAGACCAACTACGATAAGATCCTCAACAACCTCACGCACAACAGGAAGCTGGACAAGGAGGCGCCGTCGCGGACCTGCTGCCGCCCCGTCGCCTTCGACGACGACCTGTCCTTCCTGGACGACGACGTGGTGTATCACACGCTCAAGAAGCACTCGGCGAGGAGGTGCGCCTGCgtctga